Genomic window (Mesorhizobium sp. M4B.F.Ca.ET.058.02.1.1):
ACCGGGCCGAAGCACCTGACGCTGAAGCTGACCAGGGCGAAGTTCGAAAGCCTGGTCGAGGATCTCGTCCAGCGCACGATCGACCCCTGCAAGGCGGCGCTCAAGGATGCCGGCCTGAAGGCTGGCGAGATCGACGAGGTCGTCCTGGTCGGCGGCATGACCCGCATGCCCAAGATCCAGGAGATCGTGAAGCAGTTCTTCGGCAAGGACCCGCACAAGGGCGTCAACCCGGATGAGGTCGTCGCGCTTGGCGCCGCCATCCAGGCCGGCGTGCTGCAGGGCGACGTCAAGGACGTGCTCCTGCTCGACGTGACGCCGCTGTCGCTCGGCATCGAAACGCTGGGCGGCGTGTTCACCCGCCTGATCGAGCGCAACACCACGATCCCGACCAAGAAGAGCCAGGTGTTCTCGACCGCCGAGGACAGTCAGTCGGCGGTGACGATCCGCGTCTTCCAGGGCGAGCGCGAGATGGCGGCAGACAACAAGCTGCTCGGCCAGTTCGACCTTGTCGGCATCCCGCCGGCACCGCGCGGCGTGCCGCAGATCGAGGTCACCTTCGACATCGACGCCAACGGCATCGTCAACGTCTCGGCCAAGGACAAGGGCACCGGCAAGGAGCACCAGATCCGCATCCAGGCTTCCGGCGGCCTTTCGGACGCCGACATCGAGAAGATGGTCAAGGACGCCGAGGCCAATGCCGAAGCCGACAAGAAGCGGCGCGCCGTGGTCGAGGCCCGCAACCAGGCCGAGGCGCTGGTGCATTCCTCGGAGAAGTCGCTGAAGGAATATGGCGATAAGGTCTCGGAAGCCGACCGTACGGCGATCGCCGATGCGATCGCGGCGCTGAAGGCCGCCACCGAAGGCGACGACGCGGCCGAGATCGAGGCCAAGACGCAGGCGCTCGCCGAAGCTTCGATGAAGCTCGGCCAGGCCATGTACGAAGCCTCGCAGAAGGAAGCGGCCGAGGCCGACGCCAAAGCGGACGCCGCCAAGGATTCGGACGTGGTCGACGCCGATTTCGAGGAAATCGACGAGGACGACGACAAGAAGAAGTCGGCCTGAGCCGCCTGACGGCAAATAATGCGAAAAGCCCGGCGCAAGGCCGGGCTTTTTTGCAACCCTTCATGAAAAAGTGCGGGCAAGGCCGCGCCAGCACTGGCATCCGGACGCCATCGCACCTAAATCGGAACGACGTGCCGGCAAACGACGCAACAGTGCATCAAGACATTGAGCATCCGGACTGCGGGAAAAAATGAAAGCTGATTTCTACGAGACGCTGGGCGTGCAAAAGGGCGCCGACGACAAGGAGCTCAAGAGCGCTTTCCGCAAGCTCGCCATGCAGTTTCATCCCGACCGCAATCCCGGCGATCACGCCTGCGAGCACAAGTTCAAGGAAATCAACGAAGCCTACGAGACGCTGAAGGACCCGCAGAAGCGCGCGGCCTATGATCGTTTCGGCCACGCCGCCTTCGAACATGGCGGCATGAATGGCGCCGCGCAGGGCTTCGGCGCCGGCGGCTTCGCCGACATCTTCGAGGATATTTTCGGCGACATGATGGGCGGCCGCCAGCGCCGCTCGTCGGGCGGCCGCGAGCGTGGCGCGGACCTGCGCTACAATATGGAGATTTCGCTGGAGGAGGCGTTTTCCGGCAAGACCGCGCAAATCCGCGTGCCGGCCTCGATCTCCTGCTCTGAATGTTCGGGCAGCGGCGCCAAGCCCGGCACCCAGCCGGCCACCTGCTCGATGTGCAACGGCCACGGCAAGGTGCGCGCCACGCAAGGCTTCTTCTCGATCGAGCGCACCTGCCCGCAGTGCCAGGGCCGCGGCCAGACGATCAAGGACCCGTGCCCGAAATGCGCCGGCCAGGGCCGCGTCACTGAGGAACGTTCGCTGTCGGTCAACATCCCGGCCGGCATCGAGGACGGCACCCGCATCCGGCTGGCCAATGAGGGCGAGGCCGGCCTGCGCGGCGGCCCGTCGGGCGACCTCTACATTTTCCTCGCGGTCAAGCCGCACGAGTTCTTCCAGCGCGACGGCGCCGACCTCTACTGCAAGGTGCCGATCTCGATGACGACAGCGGCTCTCGGTGGGTCCTTCGAGGTGACGACGCTCGACGGCACGCAGACCAAGGTGAAGGTGCCGGAAGGCACGCAGAACGGCCGCCAGTTCCGGTTGAAGGGCAAGGGCATGCCGGTGCTGCGCCAGCCCAATGTCGGCGACCTCTACATCCAGACCGCGGTCGAGACGCCGCAGAACCTGTCGCGCCGGCAGCGTGAGCTCCTGGAAGAGTTCGAGCAGCTGTCCTCGCAGGACAATTCGCCCCAGTCGAGCGGCTTCTTCGCCCGCATGAAGGACTTTTTCGAATCCTTCAGCGACCGCTGAGAGGTTGAAGGGCATGTCCCGGGGATTGCTTCCCGAGCGTCATCAACACCTTATGCCAGGTTGACGCCTTGCCTTGTCCCACCTAGCTGCTAATTAGCGGGTCGGGGAGCGTTGAGGAGAGCTCGCATGGCACGTGGTCCCGGGTTGCGCAAGTCGCTGGCGGAGAAGTTCGACGACGAGCTGAAGTTCTTCAGGGGCTGGATCGACAAGCCGAAGACGGTCGGCTCGATCGTTCCCACCAGTTCCATCACCGCCCGCAAGATGGCCTCGATCGTCAATCCGAAATCCGGCCTGCCGGTGCTTGAGGTCGGCCCCGGCACCGGCGTCATCACCCGCGCCATCCTGGCGCAGGGGATAAAGCCGGAAAATCTCTACGCGGTCGAATACTCGACCGATTTCGTGCGCCACCTGCGTCGGCTTTATCCGGGCGTCAACGTCATCGAAGGCGACGCCTTCAATCTCAACGCGACGCTCGGCGACAAGCGCGACATGGTGTTCGATTCGGTTGTCTCCGGCGTGCCGCTGCTGAACTTCCCGGTCGCCCAGCGCATCGCCTATATCGAAAGCCTGCTCGACCGCATCCCCGCCGGCCGGCCGATCGTTCAGCTGACCTATGGTCCGCTGTCGCCGATCCCGCCCGGCCGCGGCGACTACACGGTCAAGCATTTCGATTTCATCATCCGCAACATCCCGCCGACGCAGCTGTGGATCTACCGGCGCGAGGCGCATTAGAGGAGAAGGAATAGGGGAGTACGGCAGTGGGGCAGCAGGGGAGTGAACGGCTCGATACCGTACTGCCTTACTGCCTTACTGCCCTACTCTCTTCCTCCCTCATCCAAACGTTGATTTGAGCGGCCCCTTTCTGTACCTGTCCGGGAACAAGGGTGGCCAATGCCAATGATCCCAAAAATCCTCGTCTTCGCAGGCTCGATCCGGTGGGGCGCCTTCAGCGGCAGGACCGCGGACGTGGCGCAGAAAGAGCTTGCCATGCAGGGCGCCGAGGTGACCCGCATCTCGCTTGGCGACTATCCGCTGCCGATCATGGACGAGGACTTGGAAAAGGAGAAAGGCATTCCCGAGAATGCCATGCGGATCGGCCGGCTGATCGCCAACCACGATGGACTGTTGATCGCCACGCCGGAATATAACGGCTCGCTGCCACCTCTGCTCAAGAACAGCATCGACTGGGTGAGCCGGATACGCCGCGACGGCGGCCGCTCGTTCAGGCCGTTTGCAGGCAAGCCCGCCGGCCTCTGCTCCTCCTCCGACGGCAAGTTTGCCGGCATACGCTGCATCAATCACCTGCGCGCCGTGCTGGTGCGCTGCCAGGTCGAGGTGGTCACGCCGGAATGCTCGGTCTCTGGCGCCAGCGACGCCTTCGACGAGAATGGACATTTCCGCGACGACAGACTACGCCAATCGATGGAGCGCCTATGCCGCACACTGATCGAAACCTCGCGCATGCTGTCCAGCCGGATCGAAGCATGATCCCGGAGCATGCCGACACCATGCGCGACAGGCTGATCGTCGGTCTCGACGTGCCGACGGTGAAGGACGCCGAGAAAGCGGTGCGCGAGCTCGACGGCACGGTCTCCTTCTACAAGATCGGCTATCAGCTGGCCTTCGCCGGCGGACTCGACTTCGCTCGCGAGCTTGCCAGCGGCGGCATCAGGATCTTCCTCGACATGAAGCTGCTCGACATCGACAACACGGTGGCCAAGGGGGTCGAGAACATCGTCAGGATGGGCATGACGATGCTCACCATCCACTCCTATCCCAAGGCGATGCGGGCTGCTGTCGAAGCGGCCCGGGGCAGCGATCTCTGCCTGCTCGCGGTCAGCGTGCTGACCTCGATGGACGAGCAGGACATGATCGACGCCGGCTACGAATACGACCCGCACACGCTGGTGCTGAGGCGCTCAGAGCAAGCGCTGCATGCCGGCATGGGCGGCGTCGTCTGTTCCGCCGAGGAGGCGGAAGCCGTGCGCCGGATCGTCGGGCCGAACATGGCCGTGGTCACGCCGGGAATACGCCCCAAGGGCAGCGACCATGGCGACCAGAAACGGGTGGTGACCCCGGCGCAGGCGATTCGCAACGGCTCCAGCCATCTTGTCGTTGGCCGCCCGATCGTCGGCGCCGCCGACAGGCGCGCTGCCGCCGAGGCCATCCTGGCCGAAATGCGGTCCGCATAAGTCCCAAACTCGGAGAAACGATATGGCAAAGGGATACTGGGTCGCCCGCGTCGATGTGCGCGACGCCGAGGGCTACAAGGACTATGTCGCCGCCGCGAAGCCGGCCTTCGAGCGGTTCGGCGCGAAATTCCTGGAGCGCGGCGGCGAGCACGAGAAGGCCGAGGGGCCGGGCCGCGCGCGCAACGTCATCATCGAGTTTCCGTCGCTTGCCGCGGCGCATGAATGCTACCATTCGCCGGAATACCAGCGCGCCGTCGCCATCCGCCAGAAGGTGGCCGACGGCGAGATCGTGCTGGTCGAGGGCATCTAGCCCCCTGCTTGACCATGACCTTGTCCGAAAACCGGCTCCCACTTTTCGGGGTCATGGTCGAAGCCGGGTCCTCGCGGTTTCGGCCATCGCATCGGCGAGACCGAGGCCCCATTGCGCGCGGCAATAGTCACGGAAATCGAAGCAGGGCAGGCCGGGACAGACCTCGAACTCGATGAGATGGACGGTGTCGTCGGCCTCCACCCTGAGGTCGACGGAGAAGACATCGCGCAAGCCGAGCCCGGTCATCAGGCCCCCGGCGATCCGGCGGATTATCGCATCGGCTGCCGGTTGGCTCGCGGTGACGGGCTCGAGCACCGGCTCGGCATAGGTTCCGGCGGCCTTCGCGATCCCGCCGGTATCGCCATAGAGCGCCAGGCTGTCGGCCATGGTCTGGAAATCGCCACCGGACTCGACGAAGGCGATGCCGAGCGCCTCGACGCCGGTCTCCGGCTTCAGGCCGAGGAAGCTGGCGCGCACGTTGCGGCCGGCGACATAGGGCTGGACGACGACGTCGTCGCGATAGTGGGCGAAGACGCGCCGGCTAAGCTCCAGCGCATGACCGAGATCAGCCACACGCGAATCCGGCCAGATGCCGATCTTGGCACCGAGGCGGTTCGGCTTGACGAACCAGCCGGCTTCCGAGGCTGGCGGCTCGACCAGCCATTCCCCGTTCCGCGCCAGACCTGCCTGCGGCGCCGGCAAGCCAAGCGCGCCGAGCACGGCGCCGGAGCGGAACTTGTCCTGGCAGAGCGCGAATAAGGAATCGTCGGCGCCGATGGTCTTCAGCCCATTGAGCCTTGCCAGCGCGGGCGCCGCGCCGCCCCGGAAATAGGCGATGCCGTCGGTCAGCGTCCAGACCAGCGTGGCATCCCGATCAGCGCGGGCAAGCACGCCGGCGGCTTCATCCAGCTCGACCGACGCAAAGGCGAGGCCGCGCGCTTCGCAAGCAGCGGCCAGCACCTCGAATTCCGGCGCAAGGTCGGTCGACTGTGCCAGGTAGGACGATATCTCGGTGGCGCGCTCCGCCGGGTAGCCGTCGGCGACCAGCCGGTCGAAACAGGCTTTCTCCGGCTCGTGGACGAGGATCAGTCTCGGCTGGTTGCGCGGCATCGATTGGAAAGGCTCTTGGCGGTCCGGCCTCTACCATCGCACGGCTGACGCCATTGGCTCTCGCGAAACCGACGAAGGCAGGCGGTTGCGTGACAGAACGGGGCCGAACCGCAAAGCGAACCGGTGACCCGGTCGCTTCAGGCGATCAGCACGCGCGGCTCGAAGCGGCCTTTGACCTCGAAATCGAGCAGGAAGGTCATGCCGGCCTGCGGGTCGAGCTGGCGCTGCTTTTCGTCCTTGCCCTTCCACGCCGAGGTCACCACCAGCCTGTCGGCCTTCGCGCCAACAAAGGCCGGGCAGGAGGGCTGCGTCACCGGCATCGGGATTTCGCGCAGCAGCGTGCCGTCCGGAGCATAGGCCTTGACCGCCCTGCCGCCCCAGACGGCGTTCCACAGCACGCCGTCGCGGTCGATGACGGAACCGTCGACATAGCCCTTGGACGAACGGTGATCGACGAACACTTTTGGTTCACCTATGGGCAGCCCGGCCGCGGGATCGCAGGCGACGCGCATCAAGAGCCCGGTCGAGGTGTCGGTGTAGTAGGCGATCTTTCCGTCCGCGGAAAAGCAGATTGAGTTCGACACGGTGATGTCGGAAAACAGCCGGCGCAATTCGCCCTTGAAGAACCAGTAGATCGAGCCGGCGCCCTTGCCCTCGTCCTTGCCCATAGTTCCGACCCAGAAGGCGCCGCAGGGGTGGACGCGCGAATCGTTGGAGCGGGTGAGCGGATTGTCGGCCTCAATCGCGGTGTGCAGCGTCAGCTTGCCGGTCGCGACATCGCGGACATGGAGGCCGGTTTCGGTGGCGATCAGCTGGCGCTGTTCATCGATGATGGCCAGCGCGCTGGCCATCAGGCCGAGATCATGCACCTTCAGCACGCCGGAGCCAACGCCCTGCTCCAACAGCAGGCCATTGACGATGTCGAACCAGAACAGCGCATCGCTGCCGCGGTCATAGCTCGGGCCTTCGCCAAGCTGGCAGATGCGGTCCGAGAAAACCGACACGGTGTCGCTCATTATGCATCTCCAAAGGCGGCGTCCCAGGCGACAACGGCGGCCTGAGCCCGCGCGGCCACCTCCTCGACGCCCATGCCGGGCTTGAACAGGCTGGAGCCGAGGCCGAAGACGCTGACGCCGGCCGATTTGTAGCCGGCAAAATCTTTCTCGGACACACCGCCAACGGCGCCGATCAGCACATCGGCGGGCAGCACCGCGCGCACGGCCGCAATGCCGCCGGCGCCAAGCACGCTTGCCGGGAAGAATTTCAGCGCCGAGGCGCCGAGCCTTATCGCCAGGAAGGCTTCTGTCGGCGTGAACACGCCGGGCATCGTCACCATGCCATGGGTCCGAGCGCGGTCCATCACCGCGGCATCAATGTTAGGGCTGACCAGCAGCCGGCCGCCGGCTGCGTGCAGGGCGTCGACATCGGCCGCCGTCAGCACAGTTCCGGCGCCGACCAGGGCTGCCTTTGGCAACGCCTGCACAAGGCCGGCGATCGAGACGCAGGGTTCCGGCGAATTGAGCGGCACCTCGATCGCCTCGATACCGGCATCGAAGATCGCCTGGCCGATCGCCACCGCCTCGCCCGGTTTCAGCCCGCGCAGGATGGCGACGAGGCCGCGCTTGAGTTTCGGAAACGGTGCTGTCTGGGTCACGCGGCGGCTCCAATCATGCCGTTCTCGCGTGCCGCCTCGACGAGCCCGGCACGCACTGCTTCATCGGCGTCAACAGTTCTGAGGGCAAGGTCCGCGATGCCCAGCGCGGCGGCATACAGCACACCCAGCGCGCCGGAGGCGACCAGCACGACAGGTGCATCGCCAGCGCCATAACGGCGTTTCGCCGAAGCGATCTCGCCGCCGAGCAGCAGCCCGGACAGGCACGCCGCCGCATCGTCGGCCTGCAGATCCTGCAGCAGGCCGGCGGCGCGGATGGCAAACAGCTTCGAGGTGACGTCACCGCCCTCGCCCAGGGCCCGTTCACACCATTGACGGAAGAAGGCATTGTCCGCGACCACCGCTGCCGGATGCTCGCCCAGCGAATGGCGCAGGATCGAATGCGCGGCCAGCACCGAAAACAGCTCGCCCGTCGGCCAGGTGCCGAAGCCGGCAACGGCGCCGTCCTCCACGACCACCCATTTCGAATGGGTGCCGGGCATGCAGACGAGGTGGCGGCCCTTTGCCGGCAAACCGGCGCCGGCGAGCTGGGTCTCCTCGCCGCGCATCACGTCGGGCGCATCGGCCGATCGCTGGGCAAGGCCCGGCACGATGCGAATGTCGCGGCTTTGGCCGGGAACACGGGCGGCGCCGGCGAGGATGGCGCCGAGAGGCGAGGGCACGGTGACATAGGGCGCTTCCAGCCAGCCCTGACGGGACCCGGCCATGCCGCAGATGATGACCGGCAGCGTCTCAGGCGCCCCCATGGCGGCCAGGTGGCCCTCAAGAACCTTCGAGAAACCTTTCTCGCGCGCGGTGATCAGCCCATCGTCGCCGCGACGCTCGGCAAGCACCTTGCCTGCGTCGTCGAGCAGCCAGGCCCTGAGCCTGGTCGTACCCCAATCGAGCGCGGCGACCGCAGGGGCCGCGCTCACAGGAAGCCTCCGTCGACGATCAGCATCTGCGCGGTCAGCATGCGCGAGGCATCCGAGGCCAGGAACAGCACCGTGCCGACGATGTCCTCGGGCTGCATGACATCCTTGATGCATTGCTTGGCGACATGGGCGGCGAGCCCATGTTCGGTGACCCAGAGCTCCTTCTGGCGTTCGGTGATCACCCAGCCCGGCGCAATCGCGTTGACCCGGATGCGGTCGGCGCCGAGCTTGCCGGCAAGGCCCTTGGTGAGGCCGAGTATGCCGGCCTTGGCGGCGGTGTAGGCCGGCATGTCGGGGTGGTTGATGAGATAGGAGGTCGAGGTGAAGTTGATGATCGAGCCGCCACCGGCCCGCTTCATGCCCGGCGCCACGGCCTGCGCGGTGAAGAAATGCGGGCGCAGGTTGACGGCAAGGTTGTTGTCCCAAAACTCGACGGTGACGTCCTCGACCGCGTGGCGGTCGTCAAGCGCGGCGTTGTTGACCAGGACGGTGACGTCGCCATGCGCTTCAGCCGCCCTGGCGGCCGAGGCGCGCAGCGCCTCGATGTCGCGCAGATCGGTCTTGAGGTAGAGTGGCCGCCGGCCTTGCTCCTTCTCGATGCGGTCGGCAAGCGCGATGCTCGGACGGTCGGCGATGTCGATGAAGGCGACCTTCGCGCCTTGCCGGACAAAGCCCTCGGTCAGCGCCGCGCCAATGCCGGAACCGCCGCCGGTGATCAGCACCGAAGCGCCTTCGAGATCGGCAAAACGTGCCGATGGCATCATCTTTTTTCTCCCTGGCCAGGTCGGCGCGCATCCTATCCAGACAAGGCGCGCGGGCAAGGGATAAACGTCAGATTTTCAAGCTTATGTCTGACAAAAAGGCAAATCACGCCGGCACGGATGAAGGGGCTGGCCGAATCCGTACAGGAACGGCGGTCAGATTGCCTTGGCGTGGAGGGCGCCGCGATAGGAATCGCGCAGATAGCCGAGCGTGGCGTCGGCATCGATCGGCTTGCCGAACAGATAGCCCTGCCCGCCGGCGCAGCCGAACTGGACCAGGCGGTCGGCCTGCGCCTCCTCCTCTATGCCTTCGGCCACGACATCCATGCCGAGCCCCTCGCACATGGCGAGGATGGCGCGGATGATGTGCTCGGACGGGCGGTCGTCGAGGATCGAGGAGACGAAGGCGCGGTCGATCTTGAGCTTGTCGAAATGGAATTCGCGCAGCCGCCCGAGCGAGGACTGGCCGGTGCCGAAATCGTCGAGCGAGACGCGGATGCCGACGCGGCGCAGATCCGCCACGATCTTCTCGGCCGAGGCCGGATCGTTCATCAGGCCGGTCTCGGTGATTTCGATCTCCAGCCGGTGCGGATCGAAGCCGGTGCGGTCGAGGATCGCCAGTATGTGCAGGCCGGTGTTCTGGTCGACGAGCTGCGACGGCGACAGGTTGAAGGACAGGAACAGGTCCTTCGGCCAGCTGCGCGCCGCCTCGGTGGCCTTGCGCAGCACCAGCTGCGACAGCGGACCAATGATGCCGCGTTCCTCGGCGATCGGGATGAACACATTTGGCGGCACGGAACCGAGGTCGCGGTCGGTCCAGCGCGCAAGTGTCTCGAAGCCGATGGTGCGGCGGGTGTTCAAGTCAACGATGGGCTGGAAATGCGGCTCCACCTCGCCGGCCGAGACGGCGCGGCGCAGCGCCTGCTCGATGCGGGTGACGCGCTTGGCCGCCTCTTCCATCTCGCGCGTGTAGACGACGACCCGGCCGCGACCGGAACGCTTGGCGTGGTAGAGAGCGGTTTCGGCCTTGTTGAGCAGAATGTCGGTAGTCTCGTCGCCGGAGTAGAAAAGCGAACAGCCGACGGAGGCCGACAGCCTGGCGGTGCGCTCGCCGACGTCATAAGGCGCCGACAGGATCTCGATCAGCATGCGCGCCTTTTCGGACGCCGCCTCTTCGCTGAACACCATCGGATAGAGGAAGGCGAACTCGTCGGCGCCGATGCGGCAAACGGTGGAATAGCTGTCCATCGAGGCGCGCAGCCGCATTGCCACCTGGATCAGGATGTCGTCGCCGGCCTTGTGGCCGAACAGGTCGTTGATCGGCTTGAAGCCGTCGAGGTCGAGGATGCCGACGGTGAAGGGCGCCGGGTCCTCGGAACGATCGCTGATCAGGCGGTCGACCTTGTCGAAGAAGCGGCGGTGATTGCCAAGCCCGGTCAGCGGATCGGTGAAGGCCAGATCCGTGTTTTCCCTGCCTGCCAGCCCGGTGGCAAACGTCGTTTGCATCGGTGTTCCTTGTTGCACGTCGGAATTTGCGGTGAGACTGGCAGGAAACCCTTTAGGAAACGTATCGAGAAATCGATTTTCTGGACGCCGGGTGGCCTGCTTAGTCGCCCTGGCGGACGCGGTAGATTTCGATCGGAGCTCCGCGGGTTCCCGCCACCGGCTCCAGCCATTCCGGCACGCTGCCGTCCACCAGGCCGGCAAGAAAGCCCTTGGGTGCCGTTTCGGCGAGAAGCTGGCTTTCAGTGCTGCCGCGGCAGACGGCCACCAAGCCGACATGGTGGCTTTCGACGATCCTTCGCGCATCCGCCGGGGACCCCAGGAAAGCATCGAGCGCCAGCAGATTTCCGGCGATGTTGCGATGGTAGGGACCGGCGAACACACGGTGCGCGGAATAGGCGAGGATAGGCGAGCCGAGATTGGAGATCGCCAGAACAGTGGTGCCGGGCAGCCGGGCGAGCGATGCAAACGAGGCCTTGTTCTCGCAATTCGTGTCGGCGACTTCGTCATTGGCCTTGCCGATCTCGAAGGCCGATGACACCGCCGTGGCGGTGCCGGCCCAGAGCGCGTTCACCGACAGCAGCCAGGCCGCCGCCATGCGAAGCGAGGTGCGTGGCGAAGGGCTGGCCTCGACCCGCTCGCGCCATCTGGCGATCCATGCCGAAAGCGGGATGACGGCAAAGGCAACCGAGAAAGTCGAGCCACGCACCTGCCAGGCGCTGACGATGAAGGCCACGACAAGCAGCACGCCGACGAGGGTGTCCTGCCGGCGCCAGCCGCCCTGGCGCAGGCGAAGAGCCAGGAGCACCATCCCCATCAGCGGAGTGGCATAGCGAGCAGCCACCCGGGCGGGGTTGTAGACGAGAAGCACGAACAGCGACTGAGCTTCGTCCACGTGATCGAGCCACAATTCCTTGAGGCGTGGATCGAGATTGGCATAAGGAGCCGCCAGGCACTGCGGAAACAACAACAGGACGACCGCGGCGAGTGCCGCGGCGAGCAGGCCGACCGATACGATACGCCGAAGGCGCGTGCGGCCGGCGGCGTCTATCGACGCGACCACCGCAAGACCGGCCCCGGCAAGCGCGGCGATGGCGAATTGCACGATCGAGAAGGCGTCGCATTGCGCCTGGCCCCAGGCGGATGCGGGGATCGTGGTGACAAAGACGAGAGCCGAAACACCGGCAAAGCCGGCGCCGAAATCCCTCGCGATCCGGCCTTCGCCGCTCCTGTCGACGATAAAGAGCAGTGCAACAGCGGCGCCGATGGTCGCGACATAGGGGGCGGTTTCCATGCCGACCGCCAACGTCAGGGCGGCGCAAAGGCCGGAAAACAATGCCGCGGACCGACTTGTCGGCGCCTCAAGCAACAGGCTGAGGCTAGCCATGGTCAGCGTGAGCTGGACATTGTGATGATCGATGGCACCCGGGGAAAAGATGCCTATGAAATGCAGCGCCGCAGCGCCGACGACCACCGCGGGCAGCACCGCCCGCTCGCCGGCAAAGCTGCGCGCGGCCCGGGTGAGGTAGAATACGGCGGCCCCGAAGAGCAGCGTCGGCCACGCAACCAGTGCGACATTCTCCGCGACGGCGGCGCTGCCCGTCAGTGCCGAGGCTGCAAGGATGATGGCGGCGAGCGGTGCGTCGACCAGCCGCGACCAATGCATGACAAAGCCGCCTTCCGGCCCCATCCGGTACTGGTGCAGGTCGAACCAGCCCTGGCCGGAGAGAAGATCGCGAACCTCGACCATTCGCAGCATGCTGTCATTGTCACCGCCGTTGTTGGTCAGTTCCGGAAATCCGGAATAGGCGTTGACCAGGAGCACCACCAGCATAGTGAGCAGCGCCGCCAGAAGGTCCATTCGCCAGGCGGCTCGGGCGGCTTTCCCGGAAGGAATCGCGGCATGGACGGCGGACATGGATCGACTTTCGGGTGGTTGCTCGGTGCCGCAGGCTAGCGCCGCTCGCTTCACAAAGCGTAAAGCTCGATGCAGATGCGCTAGCCGCGTGCCGGAAACACCCAAGCCGACGACACGATATAGCTCAGCGCGCTTGCCGCGACCGTGGTCAACGCCGACATGGCGACGGGCGACAGGCCAAAACGCGTTACCGCGACATGCGAGACAAGGCCGGAAAAGGCAGCGCATGCGGCCTGCAGCGCAAGATAGCGCGGCAGCGCGGTGGCATGATCATGCTCTGCGCCGAAGGTCCAGCCGCGTTGCGCGGAATAGGCGACGATGAAGGCGATCGCGTAGGCAACGGC
Coding sequences:
- the dnaK gene encoding molecular chaperone DnaK, encoding MAKVIGIDLGTTNSCIAIMDGKEPKVIENAEGARTTPSIVAISSDGERLVGQPAKRQAVTNPENTIFAVKRLIGRRYDDPVTEKDKKLVPYKIVKGDNGDAWVEAGGKKQSPSQISAMILQKMKETAEAYLGEKVEKAVITVPAYFNDAQRQATKDAGKIAGLEVLRIINEPTAAALAYGLDKKDGKTIAVYDLGGGTFDISVLEIGDGVFEVKSTNGDTFLGGEDFDMRLVEYLAAEFKKEQGIDLKADKLALQRLKEAAEKAKIELSSTTQTEINLPFITADATGPKHLTLKLTRAKFESLVEDLVQRTIDPCKAALKDAGLKAGEIDEVVLVGGMTRMPKIQEIVKQFFGKDPHKGVNPDEVVALGAAIQAGVLQGDVKDVLLLDVTPLSLGIETLGGVFTRLIERNTTIPTKKSQVFSTAEDSQSAVTIRVFQGEREMAADNKLLGQFDLVGIPPAPRGVPQIEVTFDIDANGIVNVSAKDKGTGKEHQIRIQASGGLSDADIEKMVKDAEANAEADKKRRAVVEARNQAEALVHSSEKSLKEYGDKVSEADRTAIADAIAALKAATEGDDAAEIEAKTQALAEASMKLGQAMYEASQKEAAEADAKADAAKDSDVVDADFEEIDEDDDKKKSA
- the dnaJ gene encoding molecular chaperone DnaJ encodes the protein MKADFYETLGVQKGADDKELKSAFRKLAMQFHPDRNPGDHACEHKFKEINEAYETLKDPQKRAAYDRFGHAAFEHGGMNGAAQGFGAGGFADIFEDIFGDMMGGRQRRSSGGRERGADLRYNMEISLEEAFSGKTAQIRVPASISCSECSGSGAKPGTQPATCSMCNGHGKVRATQGFFSIERTCPQCQGRGQTIKDPCPKCAGQGRVTEERSLSVNIPAGIEDGTRIRLANEGEAGLRGGPSGDLYIFLAVKPHEFFQRDGADLYCKVPISMTTAALGGSFEVTTLDGTQTKVKVPEGTQNGRQFRLKGKGMPVLRQPNVGDLYIQTAVETPQNLSRRQRELLEEFEQLSSQDNSPQSSGFFARMKDFFESFSDR
- the pmtA gene encoding phospholipid N-methyltransferase PmtA translates to MARGPGLRKSLAEKFDDELKFFRGWIDKPKTVGSIVPTSSITARKMASIVNPKSGLPVLEVGPGTGVITRAILAQGIKPENLYAVEYSTDFVRHLRRLYPGVNVIEGDAFNLNATLGDKRDMVFDSVVSGVPLLNFPVAQRIAYIESLLDRIPAGRPIVQLTYGPLSPIPPGRGDYTVKHFDFIIRNIPPTQLWIYRREAH
- a CDS encoding NADPH-dependent FMN reductase, encoding MPMIPKILVFAGSIRWGAFSGRTADVAQKELAMQGAEVTRISLGDYPLPIMDEDLEKEKGIPENAMRIGRLIANHDGLLIATPEYNGSLPPLLKNSIDWVSRIRRDGGRSFRPFAGKPAGLCSSSDGKFAGIRCINHLRAVLVRCQVEVVTPECSVSGASDAFDENGHFRDDRLRQSMERLCRTLIETSRMLSSRIEA
- the pyrF gene encoding orotidine-5'-phosphate decarboxylase; translated protein: MIPEHADTMRDRLIVGLDVPTVKDAEKAVRELDGTVSFYKIGYQLAFAGGLDFARELASGGIRIFLDMKLLDIDNTVAKGVENIVRMGMTMLTIHSYPKAMRAAVEAARGSDLCLLAVSVLTSMDEQDMIDAGYEYDPHTLVLRRSEQALHAGMGGVVCSAEEAEAVRRIVGPNMAVVTPGIRPKGSDHGDQKRVVTPAQAIRNGSSHLVVGRPIVGAADRRAAAEAILAEMRSA
- a CDS encoding DUF1330 domain-containing protein encodes the protein MAKGYWVARVDVRDAEGYKDYVAAAKPAFERFGAKFLERGGEHEKAEGPGRARNVIIEFPSLAAAHECYHSPEYQRAVAIRQKVADGEIVLVEGI
- a CDS encoding D-alanine:D-lactate ligase-like protein, whose translation is MPRNQPRLILVHEPEKACFDRLVADGYPAERATEISSYLAQSTDLAPEFEVLAAACEARGLAFASVELDEAAGVLARADRDATLVWTLTDGIAYFRGGAAPALARLNGLKTIGADDSLFALCQDKFRSGAVLGALGLPAPQAGLARNGEWLVEPPASEAGWFVKPNRLGAKIGIWPDSRVADLGHALELSRRVFAHYRDDVVVQPYVAGRNVRASFLGLKPETGVEALGIAFVESGGDFQTMADSLALYGDTGGIAKAAGTYAEPVLEPVTASQPAADAIIRRIAGGLMTGLGLRDVFSVDLRVEADDTVHLIEFEVCPGLPCFDFRDYCRAQWGLGLADAMAETARTRLRP
- a CDS encoding SMP-30/gluconolactonase/LRE family protein; protein product: MSDTVSVFSDRICQLGEGPSYDRGSDALFWFDIVNGLLLEQGVGSGVLKVHDLGLMASALAIIDEQRQLIATETGLHVRDVATGKLTLHTAIEADNPLTRSNDSRVHPCGAFWVGTMGKDEGKGAGSIYWFFKGELRRLFSDITVSNSICFSADGKIAYYTDTSTGLLMRVACDPAAGLPIGEPKVFVDHRSSKGYVDGSVIDRDGVLWNAVWGGRAVKAYAPDGTLLREIPMPVTQPSCPAFVGAKADRLVVTSAWKGKDEKQRQLDPQAGMTFLLDFEVKGRFEPRVLIA